One region of Synechococcus elongatus PCC 11801 genomic DNA includes:
- a CDS encoding PHP domain-containing protein — MGRALTNRTADRINLTAAAAQVQSVLQGIEAESCPRTYNFHLHTTCSDGKLQPREVMEQAIAIGLRGLAITDHHGIRGYEAACAWLEDYQWRSGGRSPLPKLWVGTEINADLQGTEVHILAYGFQADHVAMRPYLIGRPPQGDAHLAPAVITAIQRAGGLAVLAHPARYRRSPQELILAAHRYGIDGVETYYAYGNPTPWQATPEPTQAVAALAAELNLLSSCGTDTHGRSLLSRL, encoded by the coding sequence ATGGGTCGAGCCCTGACTAATCGAACGGCTGACCGCATCAATCTGACGGCGGCCGCCGCTCAGGTTCAGTCTGTCTTGCAAGGAATCGAAGCCGAAAGCTGCCCCCGGACTTACAATTTTCATCTCCACACCACTTGTTCCGACGGGAAATTGCAGCCTCGAGAGGTGATGGAGCAAGCGATCGCGATTGGATTGCGCGGCCTAGCGATCACCGACCACCACGGGATCCGAGGCTATGAAGCCGCTTGCGCTTGGCTAGAAGACTATCAGTGGCGCAGTGGCGGGCGATCGCCCCTTCCCAAACTCTGGGTGGGCACTGAAATTAACGCCGACCTCCAAGGGACCGAGGTTCACATCCTCGCCTATGGATTTCAGGCTGACCACGTGGCGATGCGCCCCTACTTGATCGGGCGGCCCCCCCAAGGTGATGCCCATTTAGCACCAGCGGTCATTACGGCAATTCAGCGAGCGGGCGGTCTGGCAGTTTTGGCGCACCCGGCGCGCTATCGGCGATCGCCCCAAGAGTTGATTCTGGCCGCTCATCGCTACGGCATTGATGGCGTGGAAACCTACTATGCCTACGGCAACCCCACGCCTTGGCAAGCCACTCCGGAGCCAACTCAAGCGGTCGCGGCTTTGGCTGCCGAGTTGAATCTCCTCAGTAGCTGTGGCACCGATACCCACGGTCGTAGCCTGCTCAGTCGCCTTTAG
- a CDS encoding type IV pilus twitching motility protein PilT: MTAPTIEQLVRKACQVQASDIHLRVGHPPYFRLREQMYPLPKAPAVTESDMDSWLNEILTPAQRTRLQETQEIDEALFYPNLIRCRVVCFQTLDGTAITLRLIPLQIPSLFELQLPSVLSGLVQRKQGLILVTGPTGSGKSTTLAAMVNEMNQTMARHIITIEDPIEYVFEPVRCLITQREIGRHAHDFASALRAALRADPDVILVGEIRDQKTLKTAIYAAQTGHLVLGTLHARNTVSTIDRLIGLDGMVQSSDTRKQFLELLVAVISQQLITPQTGSRRAILEVLINTPAIQDYLNRGELEEAYRLMELDTIEGMQTLNEALLIEIEQGRLSVEEALKVSIDPGDLDRRLRITGIAQAQGFSSHFQSDF, from the coding sequence CCTCCCTACTTTCGGTTGCGCGAGCAAATGTATCCGCTCCCAAAAGCACCGGCTGTCACAGAGAGTGATATGGATAGCTGGCTCAATGAAATCTTGACGCCAGCCCAGCGTACTCGTCTTCAAGAAACGCAGGAAATTGATGAAGCGCTTTTTTATCCAAATCTGATTCGTTGTCGCGTCGTTTGCTTTCAAACACTGGATGGTACAGCGATTACGCTACGGTTAATCCCTCTACAGATTCCGAGTCTCTTTGAGCTGCAACTTCCATCTGTGCTTTCGGGGTTAGTTCAACGGAAACAAGGACTGATTTTAGTCACGGGACCAACAGGATCAGGTAAGTCAACTACCCTAGCAGCCATGGTTAATGAAATGAACCAAACCATGGCTCGCCATATTATTACTATCGAAGACCCTATTGAGTATGTTTTTGAACCTGTTCGCTGTTTGATTACCCAACGTGAAATTGGTCGTCATGCCCATGATTTTGCCTCGGCACTGCGGGCTGCGTTACGGGCTGATCCAGATGTCATTCTTGTGGGTGAGATTCGAGATCAAAAAACGCTCAAGACAGCTATCTATGCTGCCCAAACGGGTCACCTTGTTTTGGGGACACTCCATGCTCGCAATACAGTCAGCACGATCGATCGCTTGATTGGTCTTGATGGCATGGTGCAGAGCTCAGACACGCGCAAGCAGTTCCTAGAGCTGTTAGTCGCAGTGATTTCCCAACAACTGATCACTCCCCAAACTGGTAGCCGTAGGGCAATCTTAGAGGTTTTGATCAATACGCCGGCGATTCAGGACTATCTCAACCGTGGCGAATTAGAGGAAGCCTATCGCTTGATGGAACTCGACACGATTGAGGGCATGCAAACTCTCAATGAGGCACTCCTGATCGAGATTGAGCAAGGTCGACTCAGTGTTGAAGAGGCTCTGAAAGTCTCGATTGATCCTGGAGATCTCGATCGCCGTCTGCGGATTACTGGGATTGCTCAAGCCCAAGGATTTTCCAGTCATTTTCAATCTGATTTCTAA
- the gor gene encoding glutathione-disulfide reductase: MSFDYDLLVIGAGSGGLAASKRAASYGAKVAIAETDLVGGTCVIRGCVPKKLMVYASSFASQYHYAEAYGWSAVQPQFSWPKLIAAVDAEVNRLSRLHISLLEKAGVELLLGHAQFLDEHRVQVGDHQVTAAKILIAVGGRPIKLAIPGGELAITSREMFHLPEQPQRFAVIGGGYIGCEFAGILRGLGSEVTQIIRRDRILHGFDQELQEAVQTGMSQHGIQFRTGVTVERIDKTETGLQLSYSDGSQQTVDQVLMATGREPWLEGLNLDAAGVAIEGRRIAVDGWSRTNQPHIFAVGDCTDRVNLTPVAIAEGRAFADTEFGQKPRQISYENIASAVFSQPEACSVGLSEEAAKAEYGEDRIRVYRSRFRPMFYTLPQAEERVLMKLVVETESDRVLGAHMVGKDAAEIMQSVAIAVTMGATKADFDATMALHPTSAEEFVTMP, translated from the coding sequence ATGAGTTTTGACTACGACCTCTTGGTTATTGGTGCCGGTTCTGGTGGGTTGGCGGCCTCAAAACGAGCTGCCAGCTATGGTGCCAAAGTTGCGATCGCAGAGACCGACCTCGTCGGTGGCACCTGCGTGATTCGCGGCTGCGTGCCTAAGAAGTTGATGGTCTATGCCTCGAGCTTTGCCAGCCAGTATCACTACGCCGAAGCCTACGGTTGGTCAGCCGTCCAGCCTCAGTTCTCCTGGCCCAAATTGATTGCAGCAGTCGATGCGGAAGTGAACCGCCTCAGTCGGCTACACATCAGCTTGCTGGAAAAAGCAGGTGTGGAGCTGTTGCTCGGTCATGCCCAGTTCTTGGATGAGCACCGCGTGCAAGTGGGCGATCACCAAGTGACGGCGGCAAAAATTCTGATTGCAGTCGGGGGACGCCCCATCAAACTGGCGATTCCGGGCGGTGAGCTGGCGATTACCTCACGAGAGATGTTCCATCTGCCCGAGCAGCCGCAACGCTTTGCGGTGATTGGTGGCGGCTACATTGGCTGTGAGTTTGCCGGGATTCTGCGCGGTCTTGGCTCAGAAGTCACCCAAATTATTCGCCGCGATCGCATTTTGCATGGCTTTGATCAGGAACTGCAGGAAGCTGTGCAAACCGGCATGAGTCAGCACGGTATTCAGTTCCGTACAGGCGTCACGGTTGAGCGGATCGACAAGACTGAAACTGGCTTGCAACTGAGCTACAGCGATGGCAGCCAGCAAACAGTGGATCAAGTGCTGATGGCTACTGGCCGTGAACCGTGGCTGGAAGGGTTAAATCTCGATGCGGCGGGTGTGGCGATCGAGGGTCGCCGGATTGCTGTCGATGGCTGGAGTCGCACTAACCAACCACATATCTTTGCCGTGGGTGACTGCACCGATCGCGTCAATCTCACCCCTGTGGCGATCGCCGAAGGTCGCGCTTTTGCAGATACGGAATTTGGCCAAAAGCCCCGCCAGATTTCCTACGAAAACATTGCCTCAGCAGTCTTCAGTCAACCAGAAGCATGCAGTGTCGGGCTGAGTGAAGAGGCCGCCAAAGCGGAGTACGGCGAGGATCGCATTCGCGTTTATCGCAGTCGCTTCCGACCGATGTTCTACACCCTGCCCCAAGCAGAGGAACGGGTGTTGATGAAGCTGGTGGTTGAGACGGAGAGCGATCGCGTCCTTGGGGCGCACATGGTTGGCAAGGACGCGGCTGAGATTATGCAGAGTGTCGCGATCGCGGTCACGATGGGCGCGACAAAGGCAGACTTTGACGCCACGATGGCCCTACATCCCACCTCAGCCGAAGAGTTTGTGACGATGCCCTAG
- a CDS encoding D-hexose-6-phosphate mutarotase: MMDDAFEPLQLKAEGASLRFCRYGGQVLSWQPAGGQERFFLSDRSLYRLGKAIRGGIPVIFPQFSDRGSLPKHGFARDRAWTLLQLDAAAGYAELELRDSAETLQIWPVAFRLRLKLQLRSQQLQVQLSVENCDRQPWQFTAALHGYLAVPDLSTVRLQGLQGRWGTEQTTGDRFQELDRDRGFLTAIDALYDAPAQLLTLVAPPWPDLQISQEGFSETVVWNPGVAGAAQISDLAPGMERQFLCVEAATVQQPPHLEPGEIWQGQQSFQIH, from the coding sequence ATGATGGACGATGCCTTCGAACCGCTACAGCTTAAAGCCGAGGGAGCCAGCCTTCGCTTCTGCCGTTATGGCGGGCAAGTGTTGTCGTGGCAACCCGCAGGAGGTCAAGAACGTTTTTTTCTTAGCGATCGCAGTCTTTATCGTCTGGGCAAGGCTATTCGTGGTGGCATCCCGGTCATCTTTCCTCAGTTCTCGGATCGTGGCTCTTTACCTAAGCATGGTTTTGCCCGCGATCGTGCTTGGACCTTGCTTCAACTTGATGCAGCAGCGGGGTATGCAGAGCTAGAACTTCGAGACTCTGCCGAAACCTTACAGATTTGGCCTGTAGCCTTCCGGCTGCGCCTGAAGCTGCAATTGCGATCGCAACAGTTGCAGGTACAGCTCAGTGTTGAAAATTGCGATCGCCAACCATGGCAGTTTACGGCGGCGCTGCATGGCTATTTGGCAGTCCCTGACTTATCCACCGTGCGATTACAAGGGCTACAAGGGCGTTGGGGTACCGAGCAAACCACAGGCGATCGCTTTCAAGAATTAGATCGCGATCGTGGCTTTCTGACAGCGATCGATGCTTTGTATGACGCGCCAGCGCAGCTCCTGACTCTCGTGGCTCCGCCATGGCCAGACCTCCAAATCAGCCAAGAGGGCTTTTCAGAAACAGTGGTTTGGAACCCTGGCGTCGCGGGTGCTGCTCAGATTTCTGATCTCGCACCCGGTATGGAACGGCAGTTTCTTTGTGTGGAGGCTGCAACAGTTCAGCAACCGCCTCACCTAGAACCCGGTGAAATCTGGCAGGGGCAGCAATCCTTTCAGATCCACTGA